The DNA window GCGGACTTGAATTTTCTTGGGAGCAGACCAACTCCTGTAAGTGTCATATGCTAACTATTgacattatttatctattcGGATGctattatgttatgtttttagaCTGCTTTTGGAGTGTTATCACTTTTCATAGACCTGTATTTACACTTGTTACTATTACAGGATCCCAGCAACCTCCTGTCAAAAAAGAACATAGTAGGCACCGGTGATGTAGTTTTTAcactttgttattgttatttaattcagatttttttaacatctttATTTTCAGTTTCCATATCCACCGCCTCAATCAAACGAACCAACAAAGACGTTGAAAAGTTTAGTCAATATTAGAAAGGAATCGTTAAGATTTGTTCGTTGTCCAGAACCAGTGGGTAAATTGAACGATAACAAGATCAGTGATGGAATGATTAAAAGTGTGGACTGCAACGTAAAGGGGACATATTATAACATAGAGTTCACATTTGACTGTGATGCTAGATGTGCTATTACTATTTTCTATTTCTGTACTGAAGAAGTGACTCCAGCAGGTGTTGTGTAagttaatattagtatttatttttaaaatataactttgatgttattaatatcattattgagtgaattaattaagaacggcttaactcacgtgtgatcgtccggtgatgGAATCCGAGTCcgagtgcgagacgcgaccgcgaagtccacaaaataaacactcgccctgaagatggacccccgacgggtccgaaactagtcggtgccgtcaccgcacgaccacacgtgagttaattaatttattatgtctcacgaaagtttaaacaatttaattaatgtgtgATTTATTAGGTGACatcaattaattatgtttagcTAGAACATAGGCTTTTACAGACTTACAATACAGTTAAACCTGTATAAGCAAGTGTCATTATATGGTCCCCATATACGAGAAACTCGGTTAAGAGATAAACCATGTATAAGGgacaaaaatatcttaatcCCTTAGACTCTTGTTTATCtaggtttgactgtatatcAAATCTTTGTTCTGTCTAAGAACAATTTAGTAACCTAGCAAAGGTAAATCTACTTAGAAACTATAGaatctttttactttttataattttattaataggtaTTATCCCAGAGATCCTACAATGACCTCACAGACATATCACTACAAGAAAGGTGCCAATCAACAATTTTGTCAGATCTCGCATGTATTTGACCCATCAAAATACCCAGAGGAAGACTTGATTTACAATGCGGATAGAGAAATAATACCTATTGCTATCTATTGTGTTGTTGATGAAGGGCAAGAAGgtaagaataatattaatgaactTCGTGACTTAATAATCACGAAGTTCATTAAGATTCATTAAGGTTcataagaagaaaataaaacaactaattattgtaatgaatgttttgatgatgctttattcaataaataatttggtaATTTTCTTGTTACAAATATGTTACTGAACTAAATCAAAaaaggataaataaataagattctAATCACTAACAATTGGGTTGTTCGTaagtcattttgtttttatttctattttctatgtttaattaTGCCTTTATCAGCTCCAACTGACCTTCCAGGATGTAGTGCATCTTCGTCGAAAATTCACGAATCCTAAGTCAagaaaaaacgaaatgactttCCGAATGACCTAttagttattgtaaaaaacTAGTTGTTAACTTAAacaagtataaataattaaacaataatgcaagtatttttttttttacagaaatacGGCAATCGCACACTACCATTGctataatagaaaaacactCAGATGGGACTTATGTTTTGAAAGCGTTGAAACAAAAGTTATTTGTTGATGGATTATGTTATCTGCTTCAGGAAATATATGGCATTGAGAACAAGAATTTAGATACAaaggtataattattttctattttagtttttttttattgtcaaatACAGATTATGATTTTGTCTTATCTTTGTATCTATTACttcttactttaaaataactttcaatACTCTAACTTACCTTACTTCACCAGAACAaactgtttattatttaaattgagaaAATCCTCGATGACATAatacttttaagattttaattttttttatattataaggtggcaaacgagcaaacggccatcttgattcgccgcaatagcgaggcgaccgttgcccatagacatccacaaatgcagatgcgttgcctacctttaatcaacggaaaaGGAGACGCAAAGAAATAggatatttcttcttcttatgcgtcccctcttccgtcaaatccacttccccttcccatcttttcctaagaaaagggtgggaagggaaagagactaaaattaggcctccggtaccacactcgtCAGAttgtacgcggaattgcttccacttcacgcctgtcttctgtgtggtcgtgttttgtttttcagttTCGTTTCCTTTATCGtcgggtttttttttttgtaattcccACAGCCAAGTTCAGACGAGGAGACTGAAGATGGTGGTTCAGAATGTGTAATCTGTATGTGCGATGTACGGGATACTCTGATCCTACCTTGCCGGCATCTCTGTCTGTGCAACTCTTGTGCGGACTCGTTGCGCTACCAGGCCAACAATTGTCCCATCTGCCGCGCCCCATTCCGCGCTCTGCTGCAGATCCGCGCTCTACAGAGACTCTCCACACCCGGACTGTTGCCCGCTGCCACCAATCCTCCTGATGTAagattgttattataaaatacaaactaaataacattttattcacattaaggCAACAAGAAGTCACaatttatcttatattttcaacaataaCGTATCAATCATTATACATCCTCACTGAggtgctcggagcctaccctaagttaggagtgactgtcatagtcaaccacagccaagtgcgggttgactttcttctcagatatgttgCAGGTATCATGATGTtttttcttcaccgtaagaacgtcgtataaatgtacatatgtaaatcgagaattgaaaaacatattggtacatggcgggattcgaaccgagaatctgcagattgcaagttaaCTGCTTAACCCAGGGGTTGGCTCAGGAGCCATCGACGCTCGTTTCGATTATCGTAtacatttatctaaattactttaaagtgATCTCTTTATGTTAAGATTTTCTCGTCTAGTCACAGAATAATTAGCCATTTTAATTCATCAAACCATTTTCCTTTTGGCTTCACCTAAGTTTAAAAGTAATTCATACTACGACTAAGATAATCATTGTTAGATTGATCTGGAATATAAAAACCTGGTGTGTCGACCCCACAAAAAGAATGGGATGAGGATGGGgagataacaattttattccattatatattttagggTAGCATGGAGAACATCCCGGCAGGGTACGAGCCGGTGTCACTGCTGGAGGCGCTGAATGGGCCGAGTGCTCGCGCGCGCCCCCcgcctgcgcctgcgccgGCCCCCGCCATCGCCAGCCCAGATACTGACACCGCCTCACAGGTATACCACACTTCTTACACCCACAGATGGGCTAATTGGCCAATATGACTAGGTAGAAATGAGTCTATTTTTTTCAGGCGGCTGAGATTCTGAACCGTTGCAACGTGGAACGTGAACGTAGCTCGTCGACGAGTCTAGGCAGTGGTGGCAGTCGTAAGGTGCGCCGCGGCTCCAAGGAGGCCCGCCCTCCGCACCAGCCGCTCACACCTGAGGTATTGcaagttattataaactagatttttatttaacatcgcTCCACCCCAATGTTGCTTTATTCTAGGCAAATATTTGATGTTATGCTctagtgttaaaatataaatttttacactgTACCCGTCATATTCCGGAAGAAATGGTGAAAAGAAGATTGCGGAGGTTCGTTTGGCCACGCCAAATagaggtccgtgatctctgcctacccctctgggttacaggcgtgagttgtgtacATTGTAACACTACAATGTTGTTTATAGTTCCGCATGTCGGTGCTGTTGGCGCGCGAGGAGGAGGCGAAACGAGCTGAAGATAAGGCGGTGGCCAGCAGCCCTCTACTCTACAATCACAACGGATTCTCCTCAGATAAACTGTCCAAAGTAGGTGTTGCcaattgaaattttgttatCGCTGCgagaatttttcatttaaatgtctcagtatttgtttttatttattttgagtaTTTGCGACCATtatcagatttaatatttgttatatgtaGAGTTCTTTGAACTCTCACGGCGTGTCTGAAGGCGAGTCGCGAGCAGGCTCCGCAGCCTCGGTGTGCGCCTCAGATGACGAAGccacgcccactgctggggcGGAGCCCGACAGCGATGCGGAGCGCCGTTCGCCCCTCCTCGCTAACCAGACCACGCCCACGTTGCCTGTAAACGGGGTCAGTATACAAATATCTACTCATTGCTATGGTGTCATGTCCCGTGTTGGCagatttgtatataaataattatttaaggtGTTGAAGAACAGCGGGGCTGCGCTACGTCTGGCTGCGCCGGCGCTTGCGCACATTGACGACACCGACACTGAGGAGGCTGACCCAGCGCACAACTGTCAGTACAACTTACATATCTTACAACTATATACTCTGCATTGCCGGGACAAGGTGACACGCATGTTTCGTACACGCAATGGCGGCTGAAACTAGTCTAAAATTCATATGGTCAAAATGACCATATGcagttgaaaaattaaagttaaaattatatgctAATCTATTGACTTGTAAATATTCAAggtataaattgttttttaatggaGTAATACATTTGGAATTAGTTTCAATAGTTCAGTTAGAATTATTTAGGATCAAGATATCAACTCCaataatgttttacatctttacaatacttttttgttttgtttggttGTAATTTTCCGCCGCCATTGTTATCGCGCTGCATGTCGCGTGCGTTATCGAATCGGCTTCCGTTGAAAAAGGTTCAGAGAGTTTCCATTTTGAGCTGATCGAAGATCATTCGACATGAGAATTATGGCAAGTGTCATGGCTGCATCCATACTTCAACTGCTTGTTGGATATTTATTGgcatatttgattatttttaacattaaagtgATTCTTGAAGTGTTATGCTTTaacaatataatgaaaatatccATATTTCATAGTAAGGAATGATAcggaaaaattaataatgaatctTCAAtagtaaaatctttatttttatacagtaaataactaatttatttaaagaaaaattaattggaGTAAAAAAAGGTACCTTGTCATGGGTCGTGATATTACGAATAGGTAGGGGTAGAGGTAGGGGTGTAGGGTTTGGGGGCGTGTTAGTGACATGTGTCCGCTGGCACGCAGCGCTGGGCCGCACGCCGAGCGGGGCTTCCCCGGCGGGCGAGGACTCGGACTATTTCACACCGGAGGAGCCCGCCACCACCATACTGAGCGGGCCGCGCACCGCCAGGCCTGTAAGTCATCGTATCGCATCGTACTGCCTCGTATCGCATCGCATCGCATTGCATCGCCTCGCCTTCTACCGCTTGTCTTATGCATTTCTTTTGCGCGTTCCGGTTTCATATTTGTTGcatccattttattttgtcatacCTAGTttcgttattttgttttagtgtAGCTGGAATATATCTCTgtgtgttaaataatttaaaaatttcattagaaAATGAATTCATGATTGACCATAGACAAAACCGTCTTTAGACGACAGTAGCGCCACTGCTATATTTAGtggacataaaataaaatatgcttATTATATTCCAGCTATGATTGTTGTAATAATAGTAGCGTTTGAGTTCGTATAGTTGTCCCTTGTACGTGGCGGTTCCTTGCAGGAGGCCGCGCCCTCCGCGGGGGCGGAGGCGCCGCAACGCTGGGCCCTTCCGCACCACGTCACCTCGCTACCAGGTATGACCTGTTTGATCCacttttagtttatattttatgcaatAAAACCTATTAAGtgcatgtttatttaatattgtattttttatcattattccTATCGAGTgagctttgattttttttttgataaaggCTTTTTACAAA is part of the Papilio machaon chromosome 4, ilPapMach1.1, whole genome shotgun sequence genome and encodes:
- the LOC106718563 gene encoding E3 ubiquitin-protein ligase MGRN1 isoform X2, giving the protein MGALASRQNAGVEEADVVSNHAYKYPPRSGNYFGSHFIMGGERFDTPQPEAYLFGENADLNFLGSRPTPFPYPPPQSNEPTKTLKSLVNIRKESLRFVRCPEPVGKLNDNKISDGMIKSVDCNVKGTYYNIEFTFDCDARCAITIFYFCTEEVTPAGVVYYPRDPTMTSQTYHYKKGANQQFCQISHVFDPSKYPEEDLIYNADREIIPIAIYCVVDEGQEEIRQSHTTIAIIEKHSDGTYVLKALKQKLFVDGLCYLLQEIYGIENKNLDTKPSSDEETEDGGSECVICMCDVRDTLILPCRHLCLCNSCADSLRYQANNCPICRAPFRALLQIRALQRLSTPGLLPAATNPPDGSMENIPAGYEPVSLLEALNGPSARARPPPAPAPAPAIASPDTDTASQAAEILNRCNVERERSSSTSLGSGGSRKVRRGSKEARPPHQPLTPEFRMSVLLAREEEAKRAEDKAVASSPLLYNHNGFSSDKLSKSSLNSHGVSEGESRAGSAASVCASDDEATPTAGAEPDSDAERRSPLLANQTTPTLPVNGVLKNSGAALRLAAPALAHIDDTDTEEADPAHN
- the LOC106718563 gene encoding E3 ubiquitin-protein ligase MGRN1 isoform X1, producing the protein MGALASRQNAGVEEADVVSNHAYKYPPRSGNYFGSHFIMGGERFDTPQPEAYLFGENADLNFLGSRPTPFPYPPPQSNEPTKTLKSLVNIRKESLRFVRCPEPVGKLNDNKISDGMIKSVDCNVKGTYYNIEFTFDCDARCAITIFYFCTEEVTPAGVVYYPRDPTMTSQTYHYKKGANQQFCQISHVFDPSKYPEEDLIYNADREIIPIAIYCVVDEGQEEIRQSHTTIAIIEKHSDGTYVLKALKQKLFVDGLCYLLQEIYGIENKNLDTKPSSDEETEDGGSECVICMCDVRDTLILPCRHLCLCNSCADSLRYQANNCPICRAPFRALLQIRALQRLSTPGLLPAATNPPDGSMENIPAGYEPVSLLEALNGPSARARPPPAPAPAPAIASPDTDTASQAAEILNRCNVERERSSSTSLGSGGSRKVRRGSKEARPPHQPLTPEFRMSVLLAREEEAKRAEDKAVASSPLLYNHNGFSSDKLSKSSLNSHGVSEGESRAGSAASVCASDDEATPTAGAEPDSDAERRSPLLANQTTPTLPVNGVLKNSGAALRLAAPALAHIDDTDTEEADPAHNSLGRTPSGASPAGEDSDYFTPEEPATTILSGPRTARPEAAPSAGAEAPQRWALPHHVTSLPGTPLSQWSARSSGESYSSTSSSRQLLAAPLPAEPC